The following coding sequences lie in one Corynebacterium humireducens NBRC 106098 = DSM 45392 genomic window:
- a CDS encoding VOC family protein: MADQQKAQNFYVNTLGFRIKHDIPVGDGARWLTLVSPADPEGTELLLEPMGHPAAAVFCEALYADGMPFTQFAVDDIQAEYERLRDLGVEFSMEPTETGPVTVAVFDDTCGHWIQLIEGE; encoded by the coding sequence GTGGCGGATCAGCAGAAGGCGCAGAACTTCTACGTTAACACCCTGGGTTTCCGTATCAAGCACGACATTCCGGTCGGGGACGGCGCCCGCTGGCTCACGCTTGTCTCCCCCGCGGACCCCGAGGGCACCGAACTGCTCCTCGAGCCCATGGGGCACCCGGCGGCGGCCGTGTTCTGCGAGGCCCTCTACGCCGACGGGATGCCCTTCACCCAGTTCGCGGTCGACGACATCCAGGCCGAGTACGAGCGCCTGCGTGACCTCGGCGTCGAGTTCTCCATGGAACCCACCGAGACCGGCCCCGTCACCGTCGCCGTCTTCGACGACACCTGCGGCCACTGGATCCAGCTCATCGAAGGGGAATAA
- a CDS encoding FtsK/SpoIIIE family DNA translocase translates to MSVRSSAPRTQKGNRKDRTRPSGRGSSKAAPPAAQTSAFRAAETSDERTGSAFRAVGGGLSSLARGVGSLTRSAARRGDSDTAPAKNTRATEPEQDHEPADLDGIALAILGLAAVLGASVWLDIAGPIGAAISHGAHLVIGAGALILPVALIALAIALMIGVSHRPGDRGRIALGTGLIAVSMLGLVHLFAGDPQTWEGRLIAGGAIGAWTGGTLAMGFSSYVAVPLLILVIIYGALKVTGITTRQAFDYAAELIREFRWPGAEHDDLPADGDDDLYGYADDDIEDLAEGRERRPRPARPARPARAARTTRTSRSPMDNYPVEEPDDDPSDEFEHDTQHTLFDTPVTRADTDEFPAVSEDAVAASREQMRRAIVARSGIDAAAVPAATPKSELADEPAPAPRQPETTTDYRLPSTDLLIDGERPKTRTETNDRMIEAITEVFHEFNVDATVTGFSRGPTVTRYEVELGPGVKVSKITNLQSNLAYAVATDNVRLLTPIPGKSLVGIEVPNTDREMVRLADVLNAPATRGNHDPMLVGLGKDIEGDFISHSVQKMPHLLVAGSTGSGKSAFINSLLVSLLTRATPEEVRLILVDPKMVELTPYEGIPHLITPIITQPKKASAALQWLVEEMEQRYMDMKSARVRHIKDFNRKIKAGEIETPPGSQREYRAYPYIICVVDELADLMMTAPKEIEDSIVRITQKARAAGIHLVLATQRPSVDVVTGLIKTNVPSRLAFATSSLTDSRVILDQAGAEKLIGMGDALFIPQGAGKPQRLQGAFVTDEEIQGVVEAAKSQAQPNYTEGVTEDRASDAKKEIDEDIGKDMDDLLEAVELVVTSQLGSTSMLQRKLRIGFAKAGRLMDLMETRGVVGPSEGSKARDVLVKPEELDTIIWMIKGADPAEAPKEEGWEEEPADDVTVVQADPPRGVF, encoded by the coding sequence ATGTCTGTACGAAGCTCGGCACCCCGCACCCAGAAGGGCAACAGGAAGGACCGCACCCGACCCTCCGGTCGCGGCTCCTCGAAGGCCGCACCCCCGGCCGCCCAGACCTCTGCGTTCCGCGCTGCTGAGACCTCCGACGAGAGGACCGGCAGCGCTTTCCGTGCGGTCGGCGGCGGCCTCAGCTCCCTCGCCCGCGGCGTGGGCAGCCTCACCCGCAGCGCCGCCCGCCGCGGCGACTCCGACACCGCACCCGCGAAGAACACCCGCGCCACGGAGCCGGAGCAGGACCACGAACCCGCCGACCTCGACGGCATCGCCCTGGCGATCCTCGGACTGGCGGCGGTGCTCGGCGCCTCCGTGTGGCTCGACATCGCCGGCCCGATCGGCGCGGCCATCTCCCACGGCGCGCACCTCGTCATCGGAGCGGGCGCGCTCATCCTGCCGGTCGCCCTCATCGCCCTGGCCATCGCCCTGATGATCGGCGTCAGCCACCGCCCCGGCGACCGCGGCAGGATCGCCCTCGGCACCGGCCTCATCGCCGTGTCGATGCTCGGCCTCGTGCACCTGTTCGCCGGTGACCCGCAGACCTGGGAGGGCCGCCTCATCGCCGGCGGCGCGATCGGCGCGTGGACCGGCGGCACCCTCGCCATGGGCTTCAGCTCCTACGTCGCGGTGCCGCTGCTCATCCTGGTGATCATCTACGGGGCGCTCAAGGTCACGGGCATCACCACCCGGCAGGCCTTCGACTACGCCGCGGAGCTCATCCGCGAATTCCGCTGGCCCGGCGCGGAGCACGACGACCTCCCCGCCGACGGGGATGACGACCTCTACGGTTACGCCGACGACGACATCGAGGACCTCGCCGAGGGCCGCGAACGCCGTCCCCGCCCCGCCCGGCCGGCGCGTCCGGCCCGGGCTGCGCGGACCACGCGGACGTCGAGAAGCCCGATGGACAACTACCCGGTGGAGGAGCCGGACGACGACCCCAGCGACGAGTTCGAGCACGACACCCAGCACACGCTGTTCGACACGCCCGTCACCCGCGCGGACACCGACGAGTTCCCGGCGGTGTCCGAGGACGCCGTCGCCGCCTCGCGCGAGCAGATGCGCCGGGCCATCGTGGCGCGCTCCGGCATCGACGCCGCCGCCGTCCCCGCCGCGACGCCGAAGTCGGAGCTCGCCGACGAGCCCGCCCCGGCGCCGCGTCAGCCGGAGACCACCACCGACTACCGCCTGCCGAGCACCGACCTGCTCATCGACGGCGAGCGCCCCAAGACCCGCACCGAGACCAACGACCGGATGATCGAGGCGATCACCGAGGTCTTCCACGAGTTCAACGTCGACGCCACCGTCACCGGCTTCTCCCGCGGCCCGACAGTCACCCGCTACGAGGTGGAGCTGGGTCCGGGCGTGAAGGTCTCGAAGATCACGAACCTGCAGTCCAACCTGGCATACGCCGTGGCCACGGACAACGTCCGTCTGCTCACCCCGATCCCGGGCAAGTCGCTCGTCGGCATCGAGGTGCCCAACACCGACCGTGAGATGGTCCGCCTGGCGGACGTGCTCAACGCGCCCGCGACCCGCGGCAACCACGACCCGATGCTTGTCGGCCTGGGCAAGGACATCGAGGGTGACTTCATCTCCCACTCCGTGCAGAAGATGCCGCACCTGCTGGTCGCCGGTTCCACGGGCTCCGGTAAGTCCGCGTTCATCAACTCGCTGCTCGTGTCCCTGCTGACCCGCGCGACCCCGGAGGAGGTGCGCCTCATCCTCGTCGACCCGAAGATGGTGGAGCTCACCCCCTACGAGGGCATCCCGCACCTGATCACCCCGATCATCACGCAGCCGAAGAAGGCGTCCGCCGCCCTGCAGTGGCTGGTCGAGGAGATGGAGCAGCGCTACATGGACATGAAGTCCGCGCGCGTGCGCCACATCAAGGACTTCAACCGGAAGATCAAGGCCGGGGAGATCGAGACCCCGCCGGGCTCGCAGCGCGAGTACCGCGCGTACCCGTACATCATCTGCGTCGTCGACGAGCTCGCCGACCTCATGATGACCGCGCCCAAGGAGATCGAGGACTCCATCGTCCGCATCACCCAGAAGGCCCGCGCCGCCGGCATCCACCTCGTCCTGGCCACCCAGCGTCCGTCCGTCGACGTGGTCACCGGCCTGATCAAGACGAACGTCCCGTCCCGCCTGGCCTTCGCCACGTCCTCGCTCACCGACTCCCGCGTCATCCTCGACCAGGCCGGCGCGGAGAAGCTCATCGGCATGGGTGACGCCCTGTTCATCCCGCAGGGCGCCGGCAAGCCGCAGCGCCTGCAGGGTGCCTTCGTCACCGACGAGGAGATCCAGGGCGTCGTCGAGGCCGCCAAGTCCCAGGCCCAGCCCAACTACACCGAGGGCGTCACCGAGGACAGGGCCAGCGACGCCAAGAAGGAGATCGACGAGGACATCGGCAAGGACATGGACGACCTCCTCGAGGCCGTCGAACTCGTCGTCACCTCGCAGCTCGGTTCCACCTCCATGCTGCAGCGCAAGCTGCGCATCGGCTTCGCCAAGGCCGGCCGCCTCATGGACCTCATGGAGACCCGCGGCGTCGTCGGTCCCTCCGAGGGCTCCAAGGCACGCGACGTGCTGGTCAAGCCGGAGGAGCTGGACACGATCATCTGGATGATCAAGGGCGCCGACCCGGCGGAGGCGCCCAAGGAGGAGGGCTGGGAGGAAGAGCCCGCCGACGACGTCACCGTCGTGCAGGCGGACCCGCCGCGCGGCGTCTTCTGA
- a CDS encoding IS3 family transposase (programmed frameshift): MPRKTYTEQFKRDAVALYESTPGATINAIASDLGVNRNSLRTWLDSFGTGTKTNANGEKVASPVAAANSARTPAEGLSDTERIRVLERENAKLREEREILRKAAKYFAEGDELVNRFRFVDDHRDFYEVKRLCEVLKINRSSYYAWKSAAPARQQRLVADAVLGAQIKTTFNAENGCYGAKRVTATINSSDGNSAGGVVVQRVNHKRTARLMRQMGLFGYTKKRRVKTTVSAKRVPKFPDLLKRRFTAAKPNTVYVGDITYLPIADGSNMYLATVIDCYSRQLTGFAIADHMRTELVEEALTMAHGARGSLNGAIFHSDHGSVYTSEQYRRLCEQFGVTQSMGAIGTSADNSLAESFNASLKREVLQDEPVFPSQLVCRRDVFRWCTRYNTKRLHSWCGYRSPNAFEAA; the protein is encoded by the exons ATGCCACGCAAGACCTACACCGAGCAGTTCAAGCGTGACGCAGTGGCGTTGTACGAGTCGACTCCCGGAGCAACGATCAACGCGATCGCCTCCGATCTCGGAGTCAACCGCAACTCCCTGCGCACCTGGCTCGACTCCTTCGGCACCGGCACCAAAACCAACGCCAACGGCGAGAAAGTCGCCAGCCCCGTCGCCGCGGCCAACAGCGCACGCACCCCGGCTGAAGGACTCTCCGATACCGAGCGCATCCGCGTGTTGGAACGCGAAAACGCCAAGCTCCGGGAGGAACGAGAGATCCTGCGCAAGGCGGCTAAATATTTCGCGGAAG GAGACGAATTGGTGAACCGCTTCCGATTTGTTGACGACCACCGAGACTTCTACGAGGTCAAGCGGTTATGTGAGGTTCTGAAGATCAACCGGTCCTCGTACTACGCCTGGAAATCGGCTGCCCCTGCCCGCCAGCAACGCCTCGTCGCCGACGCGGTGCTGGGAGCGCAGATCAAGACCACCTTCAACGCCGAGAACGGCTGCTACGGGGCGAAACGTGTGACTGCGACTATCAACTCCAGCGACGGCAACTCCGCCGGCGGCGTTGTTGTGCAGCGGGTCAATCACAAGCGCACGGCCCGGCTGATGCGGCAGATGGGTCTGTTCGGCTACACGAAAAAACGCCGCGTGAAGACCACCGTGTCTGCGAAACGGGTTCCGAAGTTCCCGGACCTGTTGAAACGTCGGTTCACCGCAGCCAAGCCGAACACGGTCTACGTCGGCGATATCACGTACCTGCCGATCGCGGACGGGTCGAATATGTACCTGGCCACCGTTATTGATTGCTATTCGCGGCAGTTGACCGGTTTCGCGATCGCCGACCACATGCGCACCGAGTTGGTCGAAGAAGCCCTCACGATGGCCCACGGGGCCCGAGGTAGTCTGAACGGGGCGATTTTCCACTCGGATCACGGCAGTGTTTATACCTCTGAGCAGTACCGGAGGTTGTGTGAGCAGTTCGGCGTCACCCAGTCGATGGGAGCGATCGGGACGAGTGCGGATAACTCGTTGGCGGAGTCGTTCAACGCGTCACTGAAGCGGGAAGTCCTTCAGGATGAGCCTGTTTTTCCAAGTCAGCTGGTGTGCCGCCGGGATGTGTTTCGGTGGTGCACCCGGTACAACACGAAACGTTTGCACTCATGGTGCGGCTACCGCTCGCCGAATGCCTTTGAAGCCGCCTGA
- a CDS encoding TerC family protein, with the protein MTVPLWIWVATIVVILGFFIFDFYSHVRTPHEPTIRESALWSGFYVGLALLFGVFVYFMWDHQHGMEYFTGYVTEKALSVDNLFVFALIMGAFKIPRKYQQKVLLIGIVLALFFRLLFILAGAAIISAWSDVFYLFAIFLLWTAVKLLWDEITDAPETSPNDMRIIRWLRKVVPVTPGYDRDKLTTKFHGKFALTPLFVALVAIGLVDVMFAFDSIPAIYGITTEAYLVFTTNAFSLMGLRQMYFLLDGLLDRLVYLPYGLGLILAFIGAKLMLHALHENNLPFINGGEDVSVPEIPTEASLLVIVSILTVTVLASIWRNKWEEAQGAIDTRIRPEEWDHELTDEEKYSTGHLDLPAERPGTANGSTRLSDLGDK; encoded by the coding sequence TTGACTGTCCCCCTGTGGATCTGGGTCGCCACCATCGTGGTGATCCTCGGATTCTTCATCTTCGACTTCTACTCCCACGTGCGCACCCCGCATGAACCGACCATCCGGGAATCGGCCCTGTGGTCCGGGTTCTACGTCGGCCTGGCGCTGCTGTTCGGTGTGTTCGTCTACTTCATGTGGGACCACCAGCACGGCATGGAGTACTTCACCGGCTACGTGACGGAGAAGGCGCTGAGCGTCGACAACCTCTTCGTCTTCGCGCTCATCATGGGCGCGTTCAAGATCCCGCGGAAGTACCAGCAGAAGGTGCTGCTCATCGGCATCGTCCTGGCCCTGTTCTTCCGCCTGCTGTTCATCCTGGCGGGCGCGGCGATCATCTCCGCCTGGTCCGACGTGTTCTACCTCTTCGCGATCTTCCTCCTGTGGACGGCCGTGAAGCTGCTCTGGGACGAGATCACCGACGCCCCCGAGACCAGCCCGAACGACATGCGCATCATCAGGTGGCTGCGCAAGGTCGTGCCGGTCACCCCGGGTTACGACCGTGACAAGCTCACCACGAAGTTCCACGGCAAGTTCGCACTCACCCCGCTGTTCGTGGCGCTGGTCGCCATCGGCCTGGTCGACGTCATGTTCGCCTTCGACTCCATCCCGGCGATCTACGGCATCACCACCGAGGCGTACCTGGTGTTCACCACCAACGCGTTCTCGCTCATGGGCCTGCGCCAGATGTACTTCCTTCTCGACGGCCTGCTCGACCGTCTGGTGTACCTGCCCTACGGCCTGGGGCTCATCCTGGCGTTCATCGGCGCGAAGCTCATGCTGCACGCCCTCCACGAGAACAACCTGCCGTTCATCAACGGCGGTGAGGACGTCTCGGTCCCGGAGATCCCGACGGAGGCCTCACTGCTGGTCATCGTCAGCATCCTCACGGTCACGGTGCTCGCGTCCATCTGGCGCAACAAGTGGGAGGAGGCGCAGGGCGCCATCGACACCCGCATCCGTCCGGAGGAGTGGGACCACGAGCTCACCGACGAGGAGAAGTACTCCACCGGCCACCTTGACCTGCCGGCCGAGCGCCCCGGCACCGCGAACGGGTCCACCCGGCTCAGCGACCTGGGCGACAAGTAA
- the dapB gene encoding 4-hydroxy-tetrahydrodipicolinate reductase codes for MAIKVGVLGAKGRVGSAVCEGVNGAEGLELVAQVDQDDDLQLLLDAGAEVVVDFTTPGSVMGNLEFCIANGIHAVVGTTGFDEERLAQVREWCAAEGAGNVLIAPNFAISAVLAMEFARQAARFFDSAEVVEYHHPYKLDAPSGTAIHTAQGIAAARREAGLGPIPDATEQTLEGARGADVDGVRVHGVRMTGMVAHEDIIFGAQGQSLTIRQDSYDRTSFVPGVLLGVREIANHDGLTVGLDSYLGL; via the coding sequence ATGGCGATCAAGGTGGGAGTGCTCGGCGCGAAGGGCCGTGTCGGCTCGGCGGTGTGCGAGGGCGTCAACGGGGCGGAGGGCCTCGAGCTCGTCGCGCAGGTCGATCAGGACGATGACCTGCAGCTGCTTCTCGACGCCGGGGCGGAGGTCGTCGTCGACTTCACCACTCCGGGTTCCGTGATGGGCAACCTGGAGTTCTGCATCGCCAACGGCATCCACGCGGTGGTCGGCACCACCGGCTTCGACGAGGAGCGCCTCGCGCAGGTCCGTGAGTGGTGTGCCGCCGAGGGGGCGGGCAACGTCCTCATCGCCCCGAACTTCGCGATCTCTGCAGTGCTGGCCATGGAGTTCGCGCGGCAGGCCGCCCGCTTCTTCGACTCCGCCGAGGTCGTCGAGTACCACCACCCCTACAAGCTGGACGCCCCCTCCGGCACCGCGATCCACACCGCGCAGGGCATCGCCGCCGCCCGCCGGGAGGCCGGCCTCGGCCCCATCCCGGATGCCACCGAGCAGACCCTCGAGGGTGCCCGCGGCGCCGACGTCGACGGCGTGCGTGTCCACGGCGTGCGCATGACCGGCATGGTCGCCCACGAGGACATCATCTTCGGTGCCCAGGGCCAGTCCCTGACCATCCGCCAGGACTCCTACGACCGCACCTCCTTCGTGCCGGGCGTGCTCCTCGGTGTCCGTGAGATCGCGAACCACGACGGCCTGACCGTGGGGCTCGACAGCTACCTGGGACTCTAG
- a CDS encoding ribonuclease J: protein MTESRSRARKVTRKAGPPETESTGASPVFQAPTPETNGNGASAEKKTTERKSADTDNAPRGGGNRSRNGGGRARGGRGGRGGQGGQGQGGQGGQQGGRGRRNVVKSMQGADLTRRLPEPPKAPRNGLRIYALGGISEIGRNMTVFEYNNRLLIVDCGVLFPSSGEPGVDLILPDFGPIEKHLDRVDALVVTHGHEDHIGAIPWLLKLRPDIPILASRFTLALIAAKCKEHRQRPKLIEVNEQSNENRGPFNIRFWAVNHSIPDCLGLAIKTGAGLVIHTGDIKLDQTPTDGRPTDLPALSRFGDEGVDLMLCDSTNATTPGVSGSEADVAPTLKRLVADARQRVILASFASNVYRVQAAVDAAVAAGRKVAFNGRSMIRNMEIAEKMGYLKAPRGTIVSMDDASKLAPHKVMLITTGTQGEPMAALSRMARREHRQITVRDGDLIILSSSLVPGNEEAVFGVINMLAQIGATVVTGKDAKVHTSGHGYAGELLFLYNAARPKNAMPVHGEWRHLRANKELAIATGTERDRVVLAQNGVVVDLVDGRAQVVGQIPVGNLYVDGTTMGEVDADVLADRTSLGSGGLISITAVIDNRTGRLMESPTVETKGFTEDDRAMTPEVKELAETVLNDLAAEGENNPYRMVQQLRRRVSRFVEQKWRREPMILPTVVPMTSDIDSTIDDDQIRASARPSL from the coding sequence ATGACTGAATCCCGTAGTCGTGCCCGGAAGGTCACCCGCAAGGCGGGCCCGCCGGAGACCGAGAGCACTGGTGCATCCCCGGTTTTCCAGGCACCGACCCCGGAAACGAACGGAAACGGCGCATCCGCCGAGAAGAAGACCACCGAAAGGAAGTCCGCGGACACCGACAACGCCCCGCGGGGCGGCGGCAACCGCTCCCGGAACGGTGGCGGCCGCGCCCGCGGCGGCCGTGGTGGCCGCGGCGGTCAGGGTGGCCAGGGCCAGGGCGGTCAGGGTGGTCAGCAGGGGGGACGGGGACGTCGCAACGTCGTCAAGTCCATGCAGGGCGCTGACCTGACCCGTCGTCTGCCGGAGCCGCCGAAGGCCCCGCGCAACGGCCTGCGCATCTACGCGCTGGGCGGCATCTCGGAGATCGGCCGCAACATGACGGTCTTCGAGTACAACAACCGTCTGCTCATCGTGGACTGCGGCGTGCTCTTCCCGTCCTCGGGTGAGCCGGGCGTCGACCTCATCCTGCCGGACTTCGGTCCGATCGAGAAGCACCTCGACCGCGTGGACGCACTCGTCGTCACCCACGGTCACGAGGACCACATCGGCGCCATCCCGTGGCTGCTCAAGCTGCGCCCGGACATCCCGATCCTCGCCTCCCGCTTCACCCTCGCGCTCATCGCGGCGAAGTGCAAGGAGCACCGCCAGCGTCCGAAGCTCATCGAGGTCAACGAGCAGTCCAACGAGAACCGCGGCCCCTTCAACATCCGTTTCTGGGCCGTCAACCACTCGATCCCGGACTGCCTCGGCCTGGCGATCAAGACCGGCGCCGGCCTGGTCATCCACACCGGTGACATCAAGCTGGACCAGACCCCGACGGACGGTCGCCCGACCGACCTGCCGGCCCTGTCCCGCTTCGGTGACGAGGGCGTCGACCTCATGCTGTGCGACTCCACCAACGCCACGACCCCGGGTGTCTCCGGGTCCGAGGCCGACGTGGCCCCGACGCTCAAGCGTCTGGTCGCCGACGCCCGTCAGCGGGTCATCCTCGCGTCCTTCGCCTCCAACGTCTACCGTGTGCAGGCCGCCGTCGACGCCGCCGTCGCCGCCGGCCGCAAGGTCGCGTTCAACGGTCGCTCGATGATCCGCAACATGGAGATCGCCGAGAAGATGGGCTACCTCAAGGCCCCGCGCGGCACGATCGTGTCCATGGACGACGCCTCGAAGCTGGCGCCGCACAAGGTCATGCTCATCACCACCGGTACCCAGGGTGAGCCGATGGCGGCCCTGTCCCGCATGGCCCGTCGTGAGCACCGCCAGATCACCGTCCGCGACGGCGACCTGATCATCCTGTCCTCCTCGCTCGTCCCGGGCAACGAGGAGGCCGTGTTCGGCGTCATCAACATGCTCGCCCAGATCGGCGCGACCGTGGTCACCGGCAAGGATGCCAAGGTGCACACCTCCGGTCACGGTTACGCCGGCGAGCTGCTGTTCCTCTACAACGCGGCCCGCCCGAAGAACGCCATGCCGGTCCACGGCGAGTGGCGTCACCTGCGTGCGAACAAGGAGCTGGCCATCGCGACCGGCACCGAGCGCGACCGCGTCGTGCTGGCCCAGAACGGCGTCGTCGTCGACCTCGTCGACGGCCGCGCCCAGGTGGTCGGCCAGATCCCGGTCGGTAACCTCTACGTCGACGGCACCACGATGGGTGAGGTCGACGCCGACGTCCTGGCGGACCGCACGAGCCTCGGCTCCGGCGGCCTGATCTCCATCACCGCGGTGATCGACAACCGCACGGGCCGACTCATGGAGTCCCCGACCGTGGAGACCAAGGGCTTCACCGAGGACGACCGCGCCATGACCCCCGAGGTCAAGGAGCTGGCGGAGACCGTCCTCAACGATCTGGCCGCGGAGGGCGAGAACAACCCGTACCGCATGGTCCAGCAGCTGCGTCGCCGCGTCTCCCGTTTCGTGGAGCAGAAGTGGCGTCGTGAGCCGATGATCCTGCCGACGGTGGTCCCGATGACCTCCGACATCGACAGCACCATCGACGACGACCAGATCAGGGCCTCGGCGCGCCCGTCGCTCTAA
- the thyX gene encoding FAD-dependent thymidylate synthase: protein MAKPVDLDVQLIAATQFTPPAGVDWEADDTATGAEALVEFAGRACYETFDKPNPRTAANDAYLRHIMEVGHTALLEHATATLYIRGISRSATHELVRHRNFSFSQLSQRFVHTDEAEVVLPKLIADDPELARLMLRAVDESRFIYQELLDALEDKLSDEPNALLRKKQARQAARAVLPNATESRIVVTGNYRAWRHFIGARATEHADVEIRALAVACLRLLAQQSPVLFADFQISTLSDGTEMAVSPYATDF, encoded by the coding sequence ATGGCCAAGCCCGTCGACCTGGACGTCCAGCTCATCGCGGCCACGCAGTTCACCCCGCCCGCCGGGGTCGACTGGGAGGCCGACGACACCGCCACCGGCGCCGAGGCGCTCGTCGAGTTCGCGGGCCGCGCCTGCTACGAGACCTTCGACAAACCCAACCCGCGCACCGCGGCCAACGACGCCTACCTCCGCCACATCATGGAGGTCGGACACACCGCACTGCTCGAGCACGCCACCGCGACGCTCTACATCCGCGGCATCTCCCGCTCCGCCACCCACGAGCTGGTCCGCCACCGCAACTTCAGCTTCTCGCAGCTCTCCCAGCGTTTCGTCCACACCGACGAGGCCGAGGTCGTGCTGCCGAAGCTCATCGCCGACGACCCGGAGCTCGCCCGCCTCATGCTGCGCGCCGTGGACGAGTCCCGCTTCATCTACCAGGAGCTTCTCGACGCCCTCGAGGACAAGCTCTCCGACGAGCCCAACGCCCTGCTCCGCAAGAAGCAGGCCCGGCAGGCCGCCCGCGCGGTGCTGCCGAACGCCACGGAGTCACGCATCGTCGTCACCGGCAACTACCGGGCGTGGCGCCACTTCATCGGCGCCCGGGCCACCGAGCACGCGGACGTCGAGATCCGGGCACTGGCGGTGGCGTGCCTCCGCCTCCTCGCGCAGCAGTCCCCGGTGCTCTTCGCCGATTTCCAGATCTCCACTCTCTCCGACGGCACAGAGATGGCCGTCAGTCCCTACGCCACCGACTTCTGA
- a CDS encoding TIGR03085 family metal-binding protein encodes MSFSSTERARLAALLLELGPDAPTLCEGWTTRDLAVHLYLRENNLPAAAGMFVPALAGRLAKASAKAGERDYEDLVRDWAQGPGRLNPVRLLDRQMNTAEHFVHHEDVRRGDGVARPREFSTVVKEQLHGILRMLAPRLLRRSLSPVILHPTGMPRIVAADQRGVSLDGENVVRVSGSVGELLLWVFGRDAVEVLIDGTASDVRRSGL; translated from the coding sequence ATGTCTTTCTCCAGCACCGAACGTGCCCGCCTGGCTGCCCTCCTCCTCGAGCTCGGCCCCGACGCCCCCACGCTGTGTGAGGGGTGGACCACCCGGGATCTCGCGGTGCACCTGTATCTCCGTGAGAACAACCTGCCCGCCGCGGCCGGCATGTTCGTGCCGGCGCTGGCCGGGCGTCTGGCGAAGGCCAGCGCGAAGGCGGGGGAGCGCGACTACGAGGATCTCGTGCGGGACTGGGCGCAGGGGCCGGGGAGGCTGAATCCGGTGCGGCTCCTCGACAGGCAGATGAACACCGCGGAGCATTTCGTCCACCACGAGGACGTGCGCCGCGGTGACGGGGTGGCGCGTCCGCGGGAGTTCAGCACGGTGGTGAAGGAGCAGCTGCACGGGATCCTGCGGATGCTGGCGCCGCGTCTGCTGCGTCGCAGCCTCTCCCCGGTGATCCTCCACCCGACGGGGATGCCGCGGATCGTCGCGGCGGATCAGCGGGGTGTGAGCCTCGACGGGGAGAACGTCGTGCGTGTCTCCGGCTCCGTGGGGGAGCTGCTGCTGTGGGTCTTCGGCCGCGACGCCGTCGAGGTGCTTATTGACGGCACCGCCTCCGACGTCCGCCGATCAGGGCTGTGA
- the dapA gene encoding 4-hydroxy-tetrahydrodipicolinate synthase: MSTGMTSKTGVEDFGTVCVAMVTPFDRDGALDLEAGRRIAAHLVDNGLDALVLAGTTGESPTTTLDEKISLLKAVKEEVGDRCKLIAGAGTNDTASSIELARASAEAGADALLVVTPYYSKPSQEGVYQHFKAVAGATDLPIMLYDIPPRSSIPIEGDTIRRLAELPTIRAVKDAKGNMAESAPLMHETGLAWYSGDDPLNVPWLSLGASGFVSVVGHAAPQALRELYTSFEEGDLARAREINATVLSPLIAAQGRLGGVSMAKAALRLQGIEVGDPRLPVVAPDEQEIEALRRDMEKAGVL; this comes from the coding sequence ATGAGTACAGGTATGACTTCGAAGACCGGAGTCGAGGACTTCGGTACCGTCTGCGTCGCCATGGTCACGCCCTTCGACCGGGACGGCGCCCTGGACCTCGAGGCCGGTCGCCGCATCGCGGCCCACCTCGTCGACAACGGTCTGGACGCCCTCGTGCTCGCAGGCACGACCGGTGAGTCCCCGACCACCACGCTCGACGAGAAGATCAGCCTGCTCAAGGCGGTGAAGGAGGAGGTCGGCGACCGCTGCAAGCTCATCGCGGGTGCCGGCACCAACGACACCGCCTCCTCCATCGAGCTCGCCCGCGCCTCCGCCGAGGCCGGCGCCGACGCCCTGCTCGTGGTCACCCCCTACTACTCGAAGCCGAGCCAGGAGGGTGTCTACCAGCACTTCAAGGCCGTCGCCGGGGCCACCGACCTGCCCATCATGCTCTACGACATCCCGCCGCGCTCCTCGATCCCGATCGAGGGGGACACCATCCGCCGACTCGCGGAGCTGCCCACCATTCGTGCGGTGAAGGATGCAAAGGGTAACATGGCTGAGTCTGCACCGCTCATGCATGAGACCGGTCTCGCCTGGTACTCGGGCGATGATCCGCTCAACGTCCCGTGGCTGTCGCTCGGCGCCTCGGGATTCGTTTCCGTGGTCGGCCATGCCGCACCCCAGGCACTGCGTGAGCTGTACACAAGTTTCGAGGAAGGCGACCTCGCCCGTGCGCGGGAAATCAACGCCACTGTTCTTTCACCGCTGATCGCCGCTCAGGGTCGCCTGGGTGGTGTCAGCATGGCCAAGGCTGCCCTGCGTCTGCAGGGCATTGAGGTGGGGGACCCGCGTCTGCCTGTCGTCGCTCCCGACGAGCAGGAGATCGAGGCCCTCCGCCGTGACATGGAAAAGGCTGGAGTCCTTTAA